The proteins below come from a single Myxococcota bacterium genomic window:
- a CDS encoding IclR family transcriptional regulator, translating into MELSGAIDKALEVLFHLHESGGTPRGVSELGRALELPKSTAHRLLTSLARRGLVEQDARGRYQPGIALLALGLGVLDREPLVAAARAVVERVAEELGETIFLSGARAGRLYVLDKQEGTGFLRAAPRIGAEIPAHATAIGKVYLAFAPQALRPLEPPLARFTPATVVDTRELAREVEAVRQRGWAAMRSEWIPDLAGVAVPIQSGGRLFGALAAAGPSSHFDGRDVFHTALLAAAREVEARLGGEPRAEGEAR; encoded by the coding sequence GTGGAGCTCTCGGGCGCGATCGACAAGGCGCTGGAAGTGCTGTTCCACCTGCACGAATCGGGCGGGACGCCGCGCGGGGTCTCGGAGCTGGGGCGCGCCCTCGAGCTGCCCAAATCGACCGCCCACCGGCTCCTGACCTCGCTTGCGCGGCGCGGGCTGGTCGAGCAGGACGCGCGCGGGCGCTACCAGCCCGGCATCGCGCTCCTCGCGCTCGGCCTGGGCGTGCTCGACCGCGAGCCGCTGGTCGCGGCAGCGCGCGCGGTGGTGGAGCGCGTGGCCGAGGAGCTGGGCGAGACGATCTTCCTGTCCGGCGCGCGCGCGGGCCGGCTCTACGTGCTCGACAAGCAGGAGGGCACGGGCTTCCTGCGCGCTGCTCCGCGCATCGGCGCCGAGATCCCGGCCCACGCCACCGCGATCGGCAAGGTGTATCTCGCGTTCGCGCCCCAGGCGCTCCGCCCGCTCGAGCCGCCGCTCGCGCGCTTCACGCCGGCCACCGTGGTCGACACGCGCGAGCTGGCGCGCGAGGTCGAGGCCGTGCGCCAGCGCGGCTGGGCCGCGATGCGCAGCGAGTGGATCCCCGACCTCGCGGGCGTGGCGGTGCCGATCCAGAGCGGCGGCCGGCTGTTCGGCGCGCTGGCCGCGGCCGGTCCGAGCAGTCACTTCGACGGGCGCGACGTGTTCCACACCGCGCTGCTCGCCGCGGCGCGCGAGGTCGAAGCGCGGCTCGGCGGCGAGCCGCGCGCAGAAGGAGAGGCGCG